The following proteins are co-located in the Gordonia polyisoprenivorans genome:
- a CDS encoding DoxX family protein — protein sequence MNGLRGIALLAARVILGYVFIMHGWQKLHTNGIDATTAFFKSVNVPWPEFSAYYAAWVELVGGILLILGLLLPLVSILLVIDMIGAIATVHWDHGFWSNDGGYEFPLALIAALLAVGFANAGNFAADSYVFRRRRGGRAVEV from the coding sequence ATGAACGGTCTTCGCGGCATCGCACTCCTGGCAGCCCGGGTGATCCTGGGCTATGTCTTCATCATGCACGGCTGGCAGAAGCTCCATACCAATGGAATCGACGCCACCACGGCGTTCTTCAAGTCGGTGAACGTTCCCTGGCCGGAGTTCTCGGCGTACTACGCGGCGTGGGTCGAGCTGGTCGGCGGAATCCTGCTCATTCTCGGGCTGCTGCTGCCGCTGGTCTCGATCCTGCTGGTCATCGACATGATCGGCGCAATCGCCACAGTGCACTGGGATCACGGATTCTGGAGCAACGACGGCGGCTACGAGTTCCCGCTCGCGCTCATCGCGGCACTGCTGGCCGTGGGATTCGCCAACGCCGGAAACTTCGCGGCGGACAGCTACGTCTTCCGGCGTCGTCGGGGTGGGCGCGCGGTCGAGGTCTGA
- a CDS encoding pyridoxamine 5'-phosphate oxidase family protein, with protein MATGFHAGELAAQRSAGLAEAGARMARTIRSSMPTPLIGFLADQPWIHLSGIDAAHRIWASTLVGDAGLIEVVDDTTLHLPHPAADDPLHRLDAGSEVGLLAIDLTRRRRARINGTVHPDADGIRIDVDQCYANCPKYIQSRPHRPAVGTDPVVQTTRTDTAHLTEADIELLHRADTAVLATIAPGFGADCSHRGGMPGFLQCGPDGTVIGFADHPGNAMFNSLGNLELDDRAGLTVPDFDTGALLQITGRATVRYATPEERTVEITVGHVVHRSGVLPWRYGPVEYSPASIAVASDH; from the coding sequence ATGGCCACCGGCTTCCACGCCGGTGAACTGGCCGCCCAGCGCAGCGCCGGCCTGGCCGAGGCCGGCGCGCGCATGGCACGCACCATCCGATCGAGCATGCCGACACCGCTGATCGGCTTCCTCGCCGACCAGCCGTGGATTCATCTGAGCGGTATCGATGCGGCGCACCGCATCTGGGCGTCGACACTCGTCGGAGACGCCGGTCTGATCGAGGTCGTCGACGACACCACCCTGCACCTGCCGCATCCGGCCGCCGACGATCCCCTGCACCGCCTCGACGCGGGATCGGAGGTCGGGCTACTGGCCATCGACCTCACCCGGCGCCGACGGGCGCGCATCAACGGCACCGTCCACCCCGACGCCGACGGCATTCGCATCGACGTCGACCAGTGCTATGCCAACTGCCCCAAATACATTCAGAGTCGACCACACCGGCCGGCGGTCGGCACCGACCCCGTCGTGCAGACAACACGTACCGACACCGCGCACCTGACGGAGGCCGATATCGAGCTACTGCATCGCGCCGACACCGCCGTCCTCGCGACCATCGCACCCGGCTTCGGGGCGGACTGCTCGCATCGCGGCGGGATGCCCGGCTTCTTGCAGTGCGGCCCTGACGGAACCGTCATCGGCTTCGCCGATCATCCCGGCAACGCCATGTTCAACAGCCTGGGCAACCTGGAGCTCGACGACCGGGCCGGTCTGACCGTCCCCGACTTCGATACGGGTGCGTTGCTGCAGATCACCGGTCGCGCCACGGTGCGGTATGCGACGCCGGAAGAACGGACCGTCGAGATCACCGTCGGCCACGTCGTGCACCGCTCCGGGGTGCTGCCGTGGCGATACGGTCCGGTCGAATACTCCCCGGCCTCGATCGCGGTCGCGAGCGACCACTGA
- the rfbB gene encoding dTDP-glucose 4,6-dehydratase, with the protein MRVLVTGGAGFIGANFVLRTVENRPDARIRVLDKLTYAANPATLEPVADSVELVEGDIADAPLVERLVADSDFVVHFAAESHNDNSLADPSAFVQTNLVGTYTLLEAVRRHRVRYHHISTDEVYGDLELDDPARFTEQTPYNPSSPYSSTKAGSDLLVRAWVRSFGVAATLSNCSNNYGPYQHVEKFIPRQITNVLSGVRPRLYGDGRNVRDWIHVDDHNDAVWTIIDAGRIGETYLIGADGEVDNRTVVETILELLGQPRDAFDFVTDRRGHDRRYAIDSTRLRTELGWRPQYVDFRSGLAATIDWYREHPDWWRAAKTSAEQKYSVTEKILG; encoded by the coding sequence ATGCGCGTGCTGGTCACCGGGGGCGCCGGATTCATCGGCGCGAACTTCGTGCTGCGCACCGTCGAGAATCGCCCCGACGCCCGAATCCGGGTGCTGGACAAGCTGACCTACGCCGCCAATCCCGCGACTCTCGAGCCGGTCGCCGACTCCGTCGAGCTCGTCGAAGGCGACATCGCCGACGCACCGCTGGTCGAGCGCCTCGTCGCCGACTCCGACTTCGTCGTGCACTTCGCCGCCGAATCGCACAACGACAACTCCCTGGCCGATCCGTCGGCCTTCGTGCAGACCAACCTCGTGGGCACTTACACCCTGCTCGAGGCGGTCCGCCGACACCGGGTGCGTTACCACCACATCAGCACCGACGAGGTCTACGGGGACCTCGAACTCGACGACCCGGCACGCTTCACCGAGCAGACCCCCTACAACCCGTCGAGCCCCTACAGCTCCACCAAGGCCGGCAGCGACCTGCTCGTTCGTGCCTGGGTGCGCTCGTTCGGCGTCGCGGCGACCCTGTCGAACTGCTCCAACAACTACGGGCCGTATCAGCACGTGGAGAAGTTCATCCCGCGCCAGATCACCAACGTCCTGTCCGGGGTGCGGCCCCGTCTCTACGGCGACGGACGCAACGTGCGCGACTGGATTCACGTCGACGACCACAACGACGCCGTGTGGACCATCATCGATGCCGGCCGCATCGGCGAGACCTACCTCATCGGCGCCGACGGCGAGGTCGACAACCGCACCGTCGTCGAGACCATCCTGGAGTTGCTCGGGCAACCGCGCGACGCGTTCGACTTCGTCACCGACCGGCGCGGCCACGACCGCCGTTACGCGATCGACTCCACGCGGCTGCGCACCGAATTGGGTTGGCGACCACAGTATGTGGATTTCCGCTCCGGACTCGCGGCGACGATCGACTGGTATCGCGAACATCCCGACTGGTGGCGTGCGGCCAAGACGAGTGCCGAGCAGAAGTACTCGGTCACCGAGAAGATCCTGGGATAG
- a CDS encoding M1 family metallopeptidase, with amino-acid sequence MRGKSVKASRQPLLGSPADELDPYLPDNGNLGYRISRYDLELEYKVTSNRLEGTATLTATSYVALQRFTLDLAGTLSVSRVTVDNKRVRYSHRNKKLSITPAAPIPPGGAMTIVVRYHGSPRPIRGAWGEVGWEELTEGALCANQPNGAASWFPCDDHPLAKATYRIAITTDSPYYALANGVLESKRVRAAQTTWVYQQVEPMSTYLASIQVGPYKKVSLATKPIPVDAVLPPRLTRNLDIDFGRQVEMVEAFVEMFGPYPFPRYTVVVTDDPLEIPIEAQSFSTFGANHCDGTSRSERLVAHELAHQWFGNSVTLARWRDIWLHEGFACYAEWLWSQRSGGRSADEWARHYYAKLAASPVRVALADPGPRKMFDDWVYKRGAITLHALRLTIGDGNFFALLHRWTDKYRYGSVTTEDFIALAANFSSAPLQDLWQQWLFTPELPAYPTP; translated from the coding sequence GTGCGGGGAAAGTCGGTCAAGGCATCGCGACAGCCCCTCCTCGGATCACCCGCCGACGAACTGGACCCGTACCTCCCCGACAACGGGAACCTCGGCTACCGCATCTCCCGATACGACCTGGAACTCGAGTACAAGGTCACCAGCAACCGACTCGAGGGCACCGCGACGCTCACCGCGACGTCGTACGTCGCCCTCCAACGCTTCACCCTCGATCTCGCCGGAACGCTGAGCGTCTCGCGCGTCACCGTCGACAACAAGCGGGTGCGCTATTCGCACCGCAACAAGAAACTCTCCATCACCCCGGCCGCACCGATTCCGCCGGGCGGCGCGATGACGATCGTGGTGCGCTATCACGGCTCACCGCGGCCGATCCGCGGCGCTTGGGGTGAGGTCGGCTGGGAAGAACTGACCGAGGGTGCGCTGTGCGCCAACCAACCCAACGGTGCGGCGTCGTGGTTCCCCTGCGACGACCATCCGCTCGCCAAGGCCACGTACCGGATCGCGATCACCACCGACAGCCCGTATTACGCCCTGGCCAACGGCGTCCTGGAATCCAAACGCGTACGCGCGGCCCAGACCACCTGGGTCTATCAACAGGTCGAGCCGATGTCGACGTATCTGGCGTCCATCCAGGTCGGGCCATACAAGAAGGTGTCGTTGGCCACCAAGCCGATTCCGGTCGACGCGGTGCTCCCGCCGCGACTGACCCGCAATCTCGACATCGACTTCGGCCGCCAGGTGGAGATGGTCGAGGCGTTCGTTGAGATGTTCGGCCCGTATCCGTTTCCGCGGTACACCGTGGTCGTCACCGACGATCCGCTCGAGATCCCCATTGAGGCGCAGAGCTTTTCGACATTCGGCGCCAACCATTGCGACGGCACGTCGCGCTCGGAGCGACTCGTCGCCCACGAACTCGCGCATCAGTGGTTCGGCAACTCGGTGACGCTGGCGCGGTGGCGCGACATCTGGCTGCACGAGGGATTCGCCTGCTACGCCGAGTGGTTGTGGAGCCAGCGCTCGGGAGGCCGCAGTGCCGACGAGTGGGCCCGGCACTACTACGCCAAGCTCGCCGCGAGTCCGGTGCGGGTCGCACTCGCCGACCCCGGACCGCGAAAGATGTTCGACGACTGGGTCTACAAGCGCGGAGCCATCACGCTGCACGCTCTGCGACTGACCATCGGTGACGGCAACTTCTTCGCCCTGCTACACCGCTGGACCGACAAATACCGGTACGGCTCGGTGACCACCGAGGACTTCATCGCCCTCGCGGCCAATTTCTCCTCGGCCCCGTTGCAGGACCTGTGGCAACAGTGGCTGTTCACCCCCGAGCTTCCGGCCTACCCGACACCCTGA
- the rfbA gene encoding glucose-1-phosphate thymidylyltransferase RfbA, which yields MRGIILAGGTGSRLHPITQGVSKQLVPVYDKPMIYYPLSTLMLAGIREILVITTPNDADAFRGLLGDGGQFGVELSYVTQESPDGLAQAFTLGADHIGDDSVALVLGDNIFYGPGLGSQLQGFGDVDGGAIFAYWVAEPGAYGVVEFDESGTAISLEEKPAAPKSNYAVPGLYFYDNDVVEIARGLRPSARGEYEITDINDHYLQRSKLKVTVLPRGTAWLDTGTFDSLLDAGNFVRTVEQRQGLKIAVPEEIAWRRGYLDDDQLAARAEQLRKSGYGDYLLDILARGKGFA from the coding sequence ATGCGCGGGATCATCCTGGCCGGGGGTACCGGCAGCCGGCTCCACCCCATCACGCAGGGGGTGAGCAAACAGCTGGTCCCCGTATACGACAAGCCGATGATCTACTACCCGCTGTCGACGCTGATGCTCGCCGGGATCCGGGAGATCCTCGTCATCACCACGCCCAACGACGCCGACGCATTCCGTGGGCTGCTCGGCGACGGCGGTCAATTCGGCGTCGAGCTGAGCTATGTGACGCAGGAGTCGCCGGACGGGCTCGCGCAGGCGTTCACCCTCGGTGCCGATCACATCGGCGACGATTCGGTCGCCCTCGTCCTCGGCGACAACATCTTCTACGGCCCCGGACTCGGCTCACAGTTGCAGGGTTTCGGCGACGTCGACGGCGGTGCGATCTTCGCGTATTGGGTCGCCGAGCCGGGTGCCTACGGCGTCGTCGAGTTCGACGAGTCGGGGACGGCGATCTCGTTGGAGGAGAAGCCCGCCGCACCGAAATCCAACTATGCGGTTCCGGGTCTGTACTTCTACGACAACGACGTCGTCGAGATCGCACGGGGGTTACGGCCCAGTGCGCGTGGAGAATACGAGATCACCGACATCAACGACCACTATCTGCAGCGCAGCAAACTCAAGGTCACGGTGTTGCCGCGGGGTACCGCCTGGCTCGACACCGGCACCTTCGATTCGCTGCTCGATGCGGGCAATTTCGTGCGGACCGTCGAACAACGGCAGGGGCTCAAGATCGCGGTCCCCGAGGAGATCGCCTGGCGTCGTGGATATCTCGACGACGATCAGCTCGCGGCCCGGGCCGAGCAACTGCGCAAGTCCGGTTACGGCGACTATCTGTTGGACATCCTCGCCCGCGGAAAGGGATTCGCATGA
- a CDS encoding VOC family protein: MSAPTSETSPLQAAATGHVALNVTDLARSVDFYSGVFGFDVLGRSDEPGREFAFLGRGAELILTLWQQSADEFPTAMAGLHHLAFNVPTIADVEAAQEFLRSRDVPLIYDEILAHMPGMTSGGIFFTDPDGIRIEICTAEGAQTHPTRDDGTPSCGFF, encoded by the coding sequence ATGTCCGCACCCACATCCGAGACCTCACCACTGCAGGCGGCCGCGACCGGACACGTCGCACTCAACGTCACCGACCTGGCGAGATCGGTCGATTTCTACTCGGGCGTCTTCGGTTTCGACGTGCTGGGACGCAGCGACGAGCCCGGACGGGAATTCGCTTTCCTCGGGCGCGGCGCCGAGTTGATCCTGACGCTGTGGCAACAGAGCGCCGACGAGTTCCCGACGGCCATGGCCGGCCTGCACCATCTGGCGTTCAACGTGCCAACGATCGCCGATGTCGAAGCCGCACAAGAATTCCTGCGTTCGCGGGACGTACCGTTGATCTACGACGAGATCCTCGCGCACATGCCCGGCATGACCTCGGGCGGGATCTTCTTCACCGACCCCGACGGCATCCGGATCGAGATCTGCACCGCCGAGGGCGCGCAGACTCACCCGACCCGCGACGACGGCACCCCCAGCTGCGGATTCTTCTGA
- a CDS encoding CGNR zinc finger domain-containing protein yields MTSQADPRPLLGEPLPLDLLDTHWIEGGRLQDLLETVDGVEIWLRSAILDERYRPERADAALRAALCTTREAIAAVARRPAEEESRFALNAVLAHGHRELSLGADGVQDELVVDDPAWTVPWLAAEGYLDLLARVPDRIRQCQHPQCVLWYLDTSRSGTRRWCSMAICGNRTKARRHQQAQAGS; encoded by the coding sequence ATGACCTCGCAGGCCGATCCGCGCCCGCTCCTCGGCGAGCCGCTCCCGCTGGATCTTCTCGACACCCATTGGATCGAGGGTGGCCGCCTGCAGGATCTGCTGGAAACCGTTGACGGCGTCGAGATCTGGCTGCGTTCGGCGATCCTCGACGAGCGGTACCGGCCGGAGCGGGCCGACGCGGCATTGCGTGCGGCGCTGTGCACGACGCGGGAGGCGATCGCCGCGGTGGCCCGGCGGCCCGCCGAGGAGGAATCCCGATTTGCGCTAAATGCTGTTCTGGCCCACGGGCATCGCGAGCTGTCTCTCGGCGCCGACGGGGTGCAAGACGAGCTTGTCGTCGATGATCCGGCATGGACGGTGCCGTGGCTCGCCGCCGAAGGCTATCTCGACCTCCTGGCACGGGTACCCGACCGGATTCGGCAATGTCAGCATCCACAATGCGTGCTCTGGTACCTCGACACCAGCCGTTCGGGGACGCGGCGGTGGTGTTCGATGGCGATCTGCGGCAACCGCACCAAGGCGCGGCGGCATCAGCAGGCGCAGGCCGGGAGCTGA
- a CDS encoding dTDP-4-dehydrorhamnose 3,5-epimerase family protein, with the protein MKVRELSIAGAWELTPVLHGDARGVFTEAFKADVLAETIGHRFDLAQVNLSVSAAGVLRGVHFADVPPGQAKYVTCATGAILDVIVDIRVGSPTFGTHDTVLLDDVDRRAVYLSEGLGHAFCALADNSTVTYLCSTGYNPGAEHGINPMDPELGIDWPTLARDGSPLVYELSAKDTAAPGLDAARASGLLPRFDDVEDYVRALGEK; encoded by the coding sequence ATGAAGGTCCGAGAACTCTCGATCGCCGGTGCCTGGGAGCTGACCCCGGTACTGCACGGCGATGCGCGCGGGGTGTTCACCGAGGCGTTCAAGGCCGACGTCCTCGCCGAGACCATCGGGCACCGCTTCGACCTCGCGCAGGTGAACCTGTCGGTGTCGGCGGCCGGGGTGTTGCGCGGCGTGCACTTTGCTGACGTCCCGCCCGGACAGGCCAAATACGTCACCTGCGCCACCGGAGCGATTCTCGACGTGATCGTCGACATCCGAGTCGGCTCACCGACATTCGGTACCCACGACACCGTCCTACTCGACGACGTCGACCGCCGCGCGGTGTATCTGTCGGAGGGGTTGGGCCATGCCTTCTGCGCGCTCGCCGACAACTCCACGGTCACCTACCTGTGTTCGACGGGCTACAACCCGGGTGCCGAGCACGGGATCAATCCGATGGATCCCGAACTCGGGATCGACTGGCCGACGCTCGCCCGCGACGGCAGTCCACTGGTCTACGAACTGTCCGCGAAGGACACCGCGGCCCCGGGTTTGGACGCCGCACGGGCGTCCGGTCTGCTGCCGCGATTCGACGACGTCGAGGACTACGTGCGCGCGCTGGGCGAGAAGTGA